In Acinetobacter sp. C32I, one genomic interval encodes:
- a CDS encoding HAMP domain-containing sensor histidine kinase, translating to MKSYSLKWRLVTTISIVFILLWSLVFYWLYVDLEKRLQSTLDQRLSASAQMVAHLIQQLPVNEIIDTLNSAQQKHDSQNLLVCEVSFLNSGSGTDPQVIVRTQGSPKLSTRHVGFSTWQENNMEWRSYVLQKGHIQVVTAEKLQLRYSLLKQILQSVLIPLILTLILCILLILWIVRVEFQPLDQIAQRVKQRKQHFSTATTELLELKAQNIPQEIQPFVDSLVELVQNLHQSLENEKSFSAFAAHELRSPLTAIKTHVQLSKLMLAQTQIEPEKLLNNLEKAEISIQRYQQLLEQLLLLSKTETQLPPVSDQTDVGLCLKHVITELEKKYTDLSQQLDVDWTSLSAIALPHATLSIVLKNLIENAYLHAQPSIHIYMEQDDLIVSDHGKGLSDAELNLLTQRFWRKSAQNDGHGLGLALVSQLLEKYGYRIRFSHHLPSGLKVVISSVQG from the coding sequence ATGAAAAGTTATAGTTTAAAATGGCGCTTGGTGACCACAATTTCCATTGTGTTTATCTTACTTTGGTCATTGGTCTTTTACTGGCTCTATGTCGATTTAGAAAAACGCTTGCAATCTACCTTAGATCAGCGTCTTTCCGCATCCGCTCAAATGGTTGCTCATTTAATTCAGCAACTTCCTGTGAATGAAATTATCGACACATTAAACTCGGCACAACAAAAGCATGACAGTCAAAATCTACTGGTTTGTGAGGTTTCCTTTTTGAACTCTGGTTCTGGAACTGATCCACAAGTGATTGTCAGAACCCAAGGCTCACCCAAACTTTCAACACGACATGTTGGTTTTAGTACATGGCAAGAAAATAATATGGAGTGGCGCAGTTATGTATTGCAAAAAGGACATATACAAGTTGTTACTGCCGAGAAATTACAGCTTCGCTATTCCTTACTCAAACAGATTTTACAGTCGGTACTGATCCCTTTAATTCTGACCTTAATTTTATGTATCTTATTAATTCTATGGATAGTTCGTGTTGAATTTCAACCTCTTGATCAGATTGCCCAGCGTGTCAAACAAAGGAAACAGCATTTTTCCACTGCGACAACAGAGCTGCTTGAGCTCAAAGCTCAAAATATTCCTCAAGAAATCCAGCCATTTGTTGATAGCCTAGTTGAACTGGTGCAGAACCTGCACCAGAGTTTAGAAAATGAAAAGAGCTTTAGTGCCTTCGCTGCACATGAGCTGCGCAGCCCACTAACTGCAATTAAAACCCATGTGCAATTAAGCAAACTGATGTTAGCACAAACTCAAATAGAGCCTGAGAAGTTACTCAATAATCTAGAAAAAGCAGAAATAAGTATTCAGCGTTACCAGCAATTACTTGAACAGCTTCTATTACTCAGCAAAACCGAAACTCAGCTACCACCAGTATCAGACCAAACAGATGTTGGTCTTTGTTTAAAACACGTCATCACTGAGCTTGAAAAAAAATATACTGATCTATCACAACAATTAGACGTTGATTGGACCAGTCTATCCGCTATCGCACTCCCCCATGCTACGCTCAGTATTGTACTGAAAAACTTGATTGAGAATGCATACCTACATGCACAGCCCTCCATACACATTTACATGGAACAAGACGATTTAATTGTGAGCGATCATGGCAAGGGATTAAGCGATGCGGAGTTAAATCTACTGACCCAAAGATTTTGGCGTAAATCCGCACAGAACGATGGACACGGGCTCGGTTTAGCCTTGGTCAGTCAATTACTTGAGAAATATGGCTATCGCATTCGCTTTAGCCATCATCTCCCAAGTGGTCTTAAAGTCGTTATTTCATCTGTTCAAGGATAG
- a CDS encoding response regulator transcription factor — MFVVLVEDDPYIAESIIAALDYLSISVEHVNTAKAADYFIRNSAVDLCLLDLGLPDQDGLDLLQTWRKDELHVPVLVLTARNQTQQCVEALNVGADDYLTKPFDLSILIARIHALTRRNRGYSSNTIQIGELQIHPDTQQAYYQGQLLTLSRREYSLLESFMLYPNQILKNENLIDKVYGFQESIESNAINVHIYHLRQKIHPDIIQTIRGVGYMLKVAE; from the coding sequence ATGTTTGTCGTACTCGTTGAAGATGATCCCTATATTGCTGAAAGTATTATCGCTGCCTTGGATTATCTCAGTATTTCAGTTGAGCATGTAAATACAGCCAAAGCTGCCGATTATTTTATCCGTAACAGCGCTGTGGATTTATGTTTGCTAGATCTCGGCTTACCTGATCAAGATGGACTGGACTTGTTACAGACATGGCGCAAAGATGAACTGCATGTGCCCGTACTGGTACTGACCGCACGTAACCAAACCCAGCAATGTGTCGAAGCTTTGAATGTGGGGGCCGACGATTACCTGACCAAGCCCTTTGATTTAAGTATATTGATTGCCCGAATTCACGCCTTAACAAGACGAAATAGAGGTTACTCCTCCAATACGATTCAAATTGGTGAGCTACAAATTCACCCAGATACGCAGCAAGCCTATTATCAGGGACAGCTCTTAACGCTTTCACGTCGTGAATATAGTTTGCTTGAATCGTTTATGCTTTATCCGAATCAAATCCTCAAAAACGAAAACTTAATTGATAAAGTGTATGGTTTTCAGGAAAGTATCGAGAGTAATGCGATTAATGTGCATATCTATCATCTTCGACAAAAAATCCACCCAGATATTATTCAAACAATTCGTGGTGTGGGCTATATGCTAAAAGTAGCCGAGTAA
- the dsbD gene encoding protein-disulfide reductase DsbD, which yields MRFQLLIGMVLGLNTVAWAGNDFLHPDQAFKFQASSISKEKAELNWDIVPNYYLYHDQFKLSVNGKNIDLKLPKGQEKDDPTFGKTNVHYHQVTAQFEVQPNQLYSVQWQGCADDGLCYPVQRTTIQTDAAGLLPQQKFASAQTKLALLVQEPQKTTDTSEPLNRQDLNTAPSVATQAEASKPSEPTQQINDSTDTTNIQQDSVTQSTTAVAESSSQQQVSGKTFKQAWNNDQFFLSLLSSQTVWLNLIAFLGFGVLLAFLPCSLPLIPILSSILVQQNKRRKAALIALTFVTSMALVYAVMGFVVSQIGFNVQRWFQNPVVIGLFVLMFIAFALNLFGLYQLSLPQSVLQRLDRIQQGQKGGTLFSAAIMGALSALIVGPCMSAPLAGALLYVSQLEHGMLGGLYLFLMGLGIGIPIFIASVFGVKYLPKPGLWMERLKFSFGFVMLALAVYFARPLFASALYYSILALVLIAMAGYLIVVLRYVQKLSYRLILLGLVGGLTASSIWQIQLAASSFHQQRVSSLHAWTVVRNQHEFEQALAQHPNQAVLIDVYADWCVACQPIERDVLPAPEVQAAIEHMVRIKLDLTHYEASQDILLKNWQILGPPTVLFLDSNHQEIRDLRLTGTYKAKQLVQNIQSMSGEK from the coding sequence ATGCGATTTCAACTCTTAATCGGTATGGTCCTTGGATTAAATACCGTAGCGTGGGCTGGGAATGATTTTTTACATCCTGACCAAGCTTTTAAGTTCCAAGCCAGTTCAATTTCTAAAGAAAAGGCTGAACTCAATTGGGACATCGTCCCCAATTATTATTTATATCATGACCAGTTTAAGCTGAGCGTCAATGGTAAAAATATTGACTTAAAATTACCGAAAGGGCAGGAAAAGGATGATCCAACCTTTGGTAAGACCAATGTGCATTATCATCAAGTCACCGCTCAATTCGAGGTGCAGCCGAATCAGTTATACAGTGTGCAATGGCAGGGTTGTGCCGATGATGGACTCTGTTATCCTGTACAGAGAACAACGATTCAAACCGATGCAGCAGGTTTATTGCCCCAACAAAAGTTCGCATCAGCACAAACTAAATTGGCACTTTTAGTTCAAGAGCCACAAAAAACGACGGATACTTCGGAACCGTTGAATCGCCAAGACTTAAATACGGCTCCGAGTGTAGCTACACAGGCTGAAGCTAGTAAACCCAGTGAACCTACTCAACAGATCAATGATTCTACGGACACAACGAATATTCAGCAAGATTCAGTAACGCAGAGTACAACTGCAGTTGCTGAATCAAGTAGCCAGCAGCAGGTGAGTGGCAAAACATTCAAGCAAGCTTGGAACAATGATCAATTTTTTCTTAGCCTGCTTTCCAGTCAAACGGTTTGGCTTAATCTTATTGCGTTCTTGGGGTTTGGGGTTTTATTGGCATTTTTACCCTGTTCATTACCCTTGATTCCAATCCTGTCCAGTATCTTGGTACAACAGAACAAGAGGCGTAAGGCAGCACTGATTGCGCTGACTTTTGTCACCAGTATGGCTTTGGTCTATGCCGTGATGGGATTTGTGGTGTCACAAATTGGCTTTAATGTTCAGCGTTGGTTTCAAAACCCAGTGGTGATTGGCTTATTTGTACTGATGTTTATTGCATTTGCACTTAATTTATTCGGCTTGTATCAGCTGTCTCTGCCACAGTCGGTATTGCAACGTTTAGATCGAATCCAACAAGGGCAAAAGGGCGGTACGCTATTCAGTGCGGCGATCATGGGGGCATTATCCGCTTTAATCGTAGGTCCTTGTATGAGTGCACCACTTGCGGGTGCTTTACTCTATGTTTCACAGCTTGAACATGGCATGTTAGGTGGGCTTTACTTATTCCTGATGGGCTTGGGCATTGGCATTCCAATTTTTATTGCCAGTGTTTTTGGGGTGAAATACCTACCGAAACCAGGATTATGGATGGAGCGTCTCAAGTTCAGCTTTGGTTTTGTTATGTTAGCCTTAGCGGTATATTTTGCTCGACCATTATTCGCAAGTGCCTTGTATTATTCCATTCTTGCACTGGTTTTGATTGCAATGGCAGGTTATCTGATCGTAGTGTTGCGTTATGTACAAAAGCTTTCTTATCGCTTGATATTGCTTGGTCTTGTTGGGGGGCTCACAGCGAGTAGTATATGGCAAATACAGTTGGCAGCCTCTTCTTTTCATCAGCAACGGGTATCCTCCTTACACGCATGGACTGTAGTTCGAAATCAACATGAATTTGAACAGGCACTGGCACAACATCCGAATCAAGCAGTATTGATTGATGTGTATGCCGATTGGTGTGTGGCTTGCCAACCGATTGAGCGAGATGTCTTACCTGCACCAGAAGTACAAGCGGCGATTGAACATATGGTCCGTATTAAGCTTGATTTAACTCATTATGAGGCTTCTCAAGACATTCTTCTGAAGAACTGGCAAATTTTAGGACCTCCCACCGTTTTATTTCTCGACTCAAATCATCAGGAAATTCGGGATTTACGTTTAACGGGAACCTATAAAGCAAAGCAACTAGTTCAAAATATTCAGTCGATGTCTGGGGAGAAATAA